A DNA window from Oryzias latipes chromosome 5, ASM223467v1 contains the following coding sequences:
- the gpr84 gene encoding G-protein coupled receptor 84, with the protein MELNQTNQTEDFSCYSPSVTGYRYFAVLWGCAVTITGTAGNLLTILAFALDSRVRTRFNVLIVNLAVADLLYCTILQPISVDSYLHLRWRTGQNWCRVFGLLLFLSNSVSILTLCLVAVSRYLLVTNRALFNRVFSNPGLVALLVSAWALGLASFAPLWPVFVFVPQVCTCSFHRTLGRPYSTILLFFYFFAGLGCVGAFYLLIYRRVRIASRALLQYRLSRRSSKSKPAEAPPTTDDSGVESDAPKTCSSEISSQVDPPPKTPELLNEKSSLPPARNPDTALNSSAARPAETAAAPRAVPAAPAAADDGEFKRVTRMCFTVFLCFVCCFVPFIILNIADKNNRAPQLLHMICANLTWLNSCINPVLYALMNRQFRQAYQVLLSRVATPLTCFWAC; encoded by the coding sequence ATGGAGCTGAACCAGACCAACCAGACGGAGGACTTTTCCTGCTACAGTCCATCCGTGACCGGGTACCGGTACTTCGCCGTGCTGTGGGGCTGCGCCGTGACCATCACCGGCACCGCGGGGAACCTGTTGACCATCCTGGCCTTCGCTCTGGACTCCCGGGTGAGGACGCGCTTCAACGTGCTCATCGTCAACCTGGCGGTGGCGGATCTCCTGTACTGCACGATCCTGCAGCCCATCTCCGTGGACTCCTACCTCCACCTCCGGTGGCGCACCGGTCAGAACTGGTGCCGCGTCTTcggcctcctcctcttcctctccaacTCGGTGTCCATCCTGACCCTGTGCCTGGTGGCAGTCAGCAGATACCTGCTGGTTACAAACAGAGCTCTGTTTAACCGGGTTTTTTCGAACCCCGGTCTCGTTGCGCTCCTGGTCTCGGCGTGGGCGCTGGGTCTGGCCAGCTTCGCCCCGCTCTGGcccgtctttgtttttgtgcctcAGGTGTGCACGTGCAGCTTCCACCGCACCCTGGGCCGGCCGTACTCCACCATCCTGCTCTTCTTCTACTTTTTCGCGGGTCTGGGTTGTGTTGGGGCGTTTTATTTGCTCATCTACAGGCGGGTGCGCATCGCATCGCGGGCTCTGCTGCAGTACCGGCTGAGCAGGCGCTCCTCAAAGAGTAAGCCCGCAGAAGCCCCTCCGACGACGGATGACAGCGGCGTGGAGAGCGACGCGCCCAAGACCTGCAGCTCCGAGATCAGCAGCCAGGTGGACCCGCCCCCCAAAACACCTGAGCTCCTCAATGAGAAGTCCTCCTTACCGCCAGCGCGCAACCCAGACACAGCTTTGAATTCCTCCGCAGCCAGACCCGCAGAGACCGCAGCAGCGCCTCGCGCCGTCCCAGCAGCCCCAGCCGCTGCAGATGACGGCGAGTTTAAGCGGGTCACGCGCATGTGCTTCACGGTTTTCCTGTGTTTCGTGTGCTGCTTTGTCCCATTCATCATTTTGAACATCGCTGACAAAAACAACCGCGCACCGCAGCTGCTGCACATGATCTGCGCGAACCTCACCTGGCTGAACAGCTGCATCAACCCGGTTCTGTACGCGCTCATGAACCGGCAGTTCCGACAGGCCTACCAGGTGCTGCTCAGCAGGGTGGCCACGCCCCTCACCTGCTTCTGGGCCTGCTGA